One Thermoanaerobaculales bacterium DNA window includes the following coding sequences:
- a CDS encoding DUF4097 family beta strand repeat-containing protein, with translation MPLLIVVFAFTLAAGADAPYEEVIDQAFAVSATTRVSLENVNGDVSIEAWDRDEVRVQAVKRASSPELLAELEVEIDATGDRVDIDTHYPSRMRSGQGTSVEYTLTVPRTARLASIDLVNGGLRVAGVEGGVSANCVNGTIRAEGVTGDLDLATVNGRIELDASSFAGGEELALESVNGAIEVTLPASADGSIDAETVNGSIGNDLGLEVRKGQYIGSSMHGTVGSGAGRLSIETVNGPISVQGR, from the coding sequence ATGCCTCTTCTGATCGTCGTTTTCGCGTTCACCCTCGCCGCCGGCGCGGACGCGCCCTACGAGGAGGTCATCGATCAGGCCTTCGCGGTGTCCGCCACCACCCGGGTCAGCCTGGAGAACGTCAACGGCGACGTCTCGATCGAGGCCTGGGATCGGGATGAGGTGCGCGTCCAGGCCGTCAAGCGGGCGAGCTCACCCGAGCTGCTCGCCGAGCTGGAGGTGGAGATCGACGCCACCGGCGACCGGGTCGACATCGACACCCACTATCCCTCGAGGATGCGCTCGGGCCAAGGCACGTCCGTGGAGTACACGCTGACCGTACCCCGTACCGCGCGCCTCGCATCCATCGACCTGGTCAATGGTGGCCTCCGGGTGGCCGGGGTCGAAGGCGGCGTCTCGGCAAACTGCGTCAATGGGACCATTCGCGCCGAGGGCGTCACCGGCGACCTCGACCTCGCGACAGTGAACGGTCGCATCGAGCTCGACGCGAGCTCGTTCGCAGGCGGCGAGGAGCTCGCGCTCGAGTCCGTCAACGGCGCCATCGAGGTCACCCTGCCGGCCTCGGCCGACGGGTCGATCGACGCCGAGACCGTCAACGGCTCGATCGGCAACGACCTCGGCCTCGAGGTGCGCAAGGGCCAGTACATCGGCTCGTCGATGCACGGCACCGTCGGCTCGGGCGCCGGCAGGCTGTCGATCGAGACCGTCAACGGTCCGATCTCGGTTCAGGGAAGATAG
- a CDS encoding molybdopterin-dependent oxidoreductase encodes MKHLDTAAHTRGEAPFIADLDLPPGCLHAAVVESPVPHAHRLRLDASVAEQVPGVVRVLTAADIPGDNQIGGVILDEPLLADGALHFAGQPVAMVVAESPAAARRGAAAVTVSYEELPGVFDPREAAAAGQLIMASRMLECGDVDAAWPRCDVVVSGRVDSGGQEHLYFETQSALALPLEAGRLRLLSATQSPTLVQRVAARVLGLPMNAVEVEVTRLGGAFGGKEDQATAWAVLAALACHHLRRPVRLVLDRGQDMRATGKRHPYSSDFKLGLAADGTMLAYQATYYQNAGAAADLSPAILERSLLHASGSYLIPNARITAHSCRTNLPPFTAMRGFGAPQAMFVIESAIAAAARAMGVPAADIQRRNLLAEGDPLPYGMRVERSQARRSFAELEARAAVAGLRREIEDFNRDHALTKRGLALMPVCFGISFTSTFLNQASALVHVYTDGSVSVSTAAVEMGQGVNTKIAGIAARTLGVSAESIRIETTNTTRVANTSPTAASSGADMNGRAAELACRAILDRLLAVAADLLGVAAGRLAVADCAVLVDGAPSDLDWQRLVWTAYTRRVSLSAQAHYATPNIHYDRSRERGKPFAYHVFGAAAVEVTVDCLRGTYTVDKVWAVHDAGRSLNPLIDRGQLEGGLVQGLGWMTCEELLFDRGRLLSGNLTNYKIPDLMATPEIDAVFLDNADNPHAVLSSKAIGEPPLMYGIGAYFALLDAMKAFRPDLPAFFSAPMTPERVLMALNARAPRATAAERDAVEAVHAGSRE; translated from the coding sequence GTGAAGCACCTCGACACCGCCGCTCACACCCGCGGAGAGGCGCCCTTCATCGCCGACCTCGACCTGCCGCCGGGCTGCCTGCACGCCGCGGTCGTCGAGTCGCCGGTGCCCCACGCCCACCGGCTGCGGCTCGACGCGAGCGTGGCCGAGCAGGTGCCCGGCGTCGTGCGGGTGCTCACGGCCGCCGACATCCCGGGCGACAATCAGATCGGCGGCGTCATCCTCGACGAGCCACTCCTGGCCGACGGCGCGCTCCACTTCGCCGGCCAGCCGGTGGCCATGGTGGTCGCGGAGAGCCCGGCCGCCGCCCGCCGCGGCGCCGCCGCCGTCACCGTGTCGTACGAGGAGCTGCCGGGCGTCTTCGACCCGCGCGAGGCAGCGGCTGCCGGCCAGCTCATCATGGCGTCGCGAATGCTCGAGTGCGGCGACGTGGATGCCGCATGGCCGCGCTGCGACGTCGTGGTCTCCGGCCGCGTCGACTCCGGCGGTCAGGAGCACCTCTACTTCGAGACTCAGTCGGCGCTCGCCCTCCCCCTCGAGGCCGGCCGCCTCCGGCTGCTGTCCGCCACCCAGTCGCCGACCCTGGTGCAGCGGGTCGCTGCCCGCGTCCTCGGCCTGCCGATGAACGCGGTCGAGGTCGAGGTGACGCGGCTCGGGGGCGCCTTCGGCGGCAAGGAGGACCAGGCCACGGCGTGGGCGGTGCTCGCGGCGCTGGCCTGCCACCACCTGCGCCGTCCAGTGCGGCTGGTGCTCGACCGGGGCCAGGACATGCGCGCCACCGGCAAGCGCCACCCCTACTCCTCGGACTTCAAGCTCGGCCTCGCCGCCGACGGGACGATGCTCGCCTACCAGGCCACCTACTACCAGAACGCGGGCGCCGCTGCCGACCTGTCGCCGGCGATCCTCGAGCGCAGCCTGCTCCACGCCAGCGGCAGCTACCTCATCCCCAACGCCCGGATCACCGCCCACTCCTGCCGCACCAACTTGCCGCCCTTCACCGCGATGCGCGGCTTCGGCGCGCCGCAGGCGATGTTCGTCATCGAGTCGGCCATCGCCGCCGCCGCCCGGGCGATGGGTGTCCCGGCGGCGGACATCCAGCGCCGCAACCTGCTCGCCGAGGGCGACCCCCTCCCCTACGGCATGCGGGTCGAGCGAAGCCAGGCGCGCCGATCCTTCGCCGAGCTCGAGGCGCGCGCCGCTGTTGCCGGGCTGCGACGGGAGATCGAGGACTTCAACCGCGACCACGCCCTCACCAAGCGCGGTCTGGCCCTGATGCCGGTCTGCTTCGGGATCTCGTTCACCTCGACGTTTCTGAACCAGGCATCGGCGCTGGTCCACGTCTACACCGACGGCAGCGTCAGCGTCTCGACCGCGGCGGTCGAGATGGGCCAGGGCGTCAACACCAAGATCGCCGGCATCGCGGCGCGGACCCTCGGGGTTTCCGCCGAGAGCATCCGGATCGAAACGACGAACACCACGCGCGTCGCCAACACCTCGCCGACCGCGGCCTCCAGCGGCGCCGACATGAACGGCCGCGCCGCCGAGCTCGCCTGCCGCGCGATCCTCGACCGCCTGTTGGCTGTCGCCGCTGACCTGCTTGGAGTTGCCGCGGGGCGACTCGCGGTCGCCGACTGCGCCGTCCTGGTCGACGGCGCACCGTCCGACCTCGACTGGCAGCGGCTGGTATGGACCGCCTACACCCGCCGGGTCAGCCTGTCGGCCCAGGCCCACTACGCGACCCCGAACATCCACTACGACCGCAGCCGGGAGCGGGGCAAGCCCTTCGCCTACCACGTGTTCGGGGCGGCCGCGGTCGAGGTCACGGTCGACTGCCTGCGCGGCACCTACACGGTCGACAAGGTCTGGGCGGTGCATGATGCCGGCCGCAGCCTCAACCCGCTGATCGACCGCGGCCAGCTCGAGGGCGGCCTGGTCCAGGGCCTCGGCTGGATGACCTGCGAGGAGCTGCTCTTCGACCGCGGCCGCCTGCTCTCAGGCAACCTCACCAACTACAAGATCCCGGACCTGATGGCGACGCCCGAGATCGACGCCGTGTTCCTCGACAACGCCGACAACCCCCACGCCGTGCTCAGCTCCAAGGCGATCGGCGAGCCGCCGCTGATGTACGGCATCGGCGCCTACTTCGCGCTGCTCGACGCGATGAAGGCCTTCCGCCCCGACCTGCCGGCCTTCTTCAGCGCGCCGATGACGCCGGAGCGGGTGCTGATGGCGCTGAATGCACGAGCGCCGCGCGCCACCGCGGCGGAGCGCGACGCCGTCGAGGCCGTCCATGCGGGGTCGAGGGAATAG
- a CDS encoding XdhC family protein: protein MRTIWEHALESVRAGQRAVLVMVVDHQGSVPGTTGAAMVVSARGSVGTVGGGTAEHHAIELARRFDSAPELVDIEHTPDDSGSLCSGRHTMALVRLAGSDEATLAAICDALQSGRVGTLRLSRLGLSFEPGATAPLPLTTDPAGFRFAATVGKLDTLTIVGGGHCALALSRVMATLPFRIVVLDDRPDLPTLAANAFADEIRTVDYADLAAHVPAGDRSWVVVMTFGHVHDEAALRALVGRRVRYLGLLGSAAKVAAMFAGMRADGVPEEYLASIFAPIGLPIGSHTPEEIAISIAAEIIRERNSAS, encoded by the coding sequence ATGAGGACGATCTGGGAGCACGCACTGGAGTCGGTTCGCGCCGGTCAGCGCGCCGTGCTGGTGATGGTGGTGGACCACCAGGGCTCGGTCCCCGGCACCACCGGCGCCGCCATGGTCGTCTCGGCTCGCGGATCCGTCGGCACGGTCGGGGGCGGCACCGCCGAGCACCACGCGATCGAGCTCGCCCGCCGCTTCGACAGCGCGCCCGAGCTTGTCGACATCGAGCACACGCCGGATGACAGCGGCTCGCTGTGCTCCGGGCGCCACACCATGGCCCTGGTGCGGCTCGCCGGCAGCGACGAGGCGACGCTCGCCGCGATCTGTGACGCCCTGCAGAGCGGCCGGGTCGGCACCCTCCGCCTGTCGCGCCTCGGGCTCTCGTTCGAGCCCGGCGCGACCGCGCCACTGCCCCTGACGACCGACCCGGCCGGCTTCCGCTTCGCCGCCACCGTCGGCAAGCTCGACACCCTGACCATCGTCGGTGGCGGTCACTGCGCGCTCGCCTTGTCGCGGGTGATGGCGACCCTGCCGTTCCGGATCGTCGTCCTCGATGACCGGCCCGACTTGCCGACGCTCGCGGCCAACGCCTTCGCCGACGAGATCCGCACGGTGGACTACGCCGACCTCGCCGCCCACGTTCCCGCCGGCGACCGCTCGTGGGTGGTCGTGATGACCTTCGGGCACGTCCACGACGAGGCCGCCCTTCGCGCGCTGGTCGGCCGCCGGGTCCGCTACCTCGGCCTGCTCGGCAGCGCCGCCAAGGTGGCAGCGATGTTCGCTGGGATGCGAGCCGACGGCGTCCCCGAGGAATACCTGGCCTCGATCTTCGCGCCGATCGGCCTGCCCATCGGCAGCCACACTCCCGAGGAGATCGCGATCTCGATCGCTGCCGAGATCATCCGCGAGCGGAACTCGGCCTCCTGA
- a CDS encoding FAD-dependent oxidoreductase — translation MPHRFTPLSMERLVAWICDELVTQDGILGIPRELFFRPQSGGPLALTWRGCRLDTPVGVAAGPHSQLASNIVAAWLCGARVIELKTVQALDEITVAKPCIDMEDAGYNIEWSQELTLEQSFEEYLHAWVLVHALHHRLELAGERTGVLFDVSVGYDLKGIRQPNLQRFLERCLDAGRDLDRAVAAMATRMPEAASTEIPRRLAGGITLSTMHGCRAEEIGLIAAYLIERWRLPTTIKLNPTLLGVEEVAHILHGELGFHDISLSAEAFAGDPTFPEAVDLIRELITTAERRGVTFGVKLSNTLPVVNHRDVFDLEQARMYMSGRPLHALTVRLASRLQEELEGRLRISFAGGADAFNTPALLAAGLRPITACSDLLRPGGYLRLRQYLENIAAAMEMVGAESLDDLILRTAGDWEPSDINLLERGARATQQNLAGYADTVLQDPGLKAARFDRSRAKGRRPLGPFDCIAAPCTEACDVGQRVPEYMRRLSRGDLAGAAAVIREDNPLPEVLGRACHHPCELPCLRTHLDDPLAIREIKRFIMEKAAAPAREPAAATGDVRVAVIGAGPCGLSAAEFLRRAGFAVTVFEARSASGGMVSGSIPGFRTGREAVDRDIGRLAAADIEVRHGQRAGRDVTLEALRAAGYGHIVVATGAQKGARLGVPGDDASGVWDALIFLRAARSGHLTELPGRVGVIGGGDVAIDCARTARRLGAGEVTVIYRRSRREMPAQREELEALDEEGIPILEQTLPVAVLSENGRVCGLRCAGTMLGEPDESGRRRPIRMWGSDREISLDALVVAVGQRADLSLFAGDRPDVNRAGFLIVNPVTLETSLPNVYAGGDLIDDGPATIVKACGDGRRIAAAIAAREGRGEGPRATEQRFLDRTDLLRRRSARRFRERVPLLPARRRTGFDEVVGTYPPTAAVAEAGRCLDCDLLCSTCETVCPNRAIFTYRSAGSRFELPVLRWRRGKAVAVDHEPFEIRQEPQVALLADLCNDCGNCTTFCPTSGRPFADKPRLFLDGTSFLAQSDNAFRIVRRDDSWVVQAVLAGTRHELEIGDTLRYRTGGAELRLASDDLALVGSRLTGDAPAEPLSLRACATMLVLFHGVRRSAPWIPVALADSAG, via the coding sequence GTGCCGCATCGCTTCACGCCCCTTTCGATGGAGCGGCTGGTCGCCTGGATTTGCGACGAGCTGGTGACCCAGGACGGCATCCTCGGCATCCCCCGCGAGCTGTTCTTCCGGCCCCAAAGCGGCGGCCCGCTTGCCCTCACCTGGCGCGGGTGCCGCCTCGACACACCGGTGGGAGTGGCGGCCGGGCCGCACTCCCAGCTCGCCAGCAACATCGTCGCGGCGTGGCTGTGCGGCGCCAGGGTCATCGAGCTGAAGACGGTGCAGGCCCTCGACGAGATCACCGTCGCCAAGCCGTGCATCGACATGGAGGACGCCGGCTACAACATCGAGTGGTCGCAGGAGCTGACGCTCGAGCAGTCGTTCGAGGAGTACCTCCACGCCTGGGTCCTGGTGCACGCCCTCCATCACCGGCTCGAGCTGGCCGGCGAGCGCACCGGTGTCCTGTTCGACGTCAGCGTCGGCTACGACCTCAAGGGCATCCGCCAGCCGAACCTTCAGCGCTTCCTCGAGCGCTGCCTCGACGCGGGGCGCGACCTCGACCGCGCGGTGGCGGCGATGGCGACCCGCATGCCCGAGGCGGCGTCAACCGAGATCCCGCGCCGGCTTGCCGGCGGGATCACGTTGTCGACGATGCACGGCTGCCGGGCCGAGGAGATCGGGCTCATCGCCGCGTACCTGATTGAGCGCTGGCGCCTGCCGACCACGATCAAGCTCAACCCCACGCTGCTCGGCGTCGAGGAGGTCGCGCACATCCTGCACGGCGAGCTCGGATTCCACGACATCAGTCTGTCAGCCGAGGCGTTCGCCGGCGATCCCACCTTTCCCGAGGCGGTCGATCTCATCCGGGAGCTCATCACCACCGCCGAGCGCCGCGGCGTGACCTTCGGCGTCAAGCTGTCCAACACGCTACCGGTGGTCAACCACCGCGACGTCTTCGACCTCGAGCAGGCCCGGATGTACATGTCCGGCCGCCCGCTGCATGCCTTGACCGTGCGCCTGGCGAGCCGACTCCAAGAGGAGCTCGAGGGCCGGCTGCGGATCTCGTTCGCCGGCGGCGCCGACGCCTTCAATACGCCCGCCCTGCTGGCGGCCGGCCTGCGCCCAATCACCGCGTGCTCGGACCTGCTGCGGCCCGGCGGCTACCTCAGGCTCCGACAGTACCTCGAGAACATCGCCGCCGCCATGGAGATGGTCGGCGCCGAGTCCCTGGACGACCTCATCCTGCGCACCGCCGGCGACTGGGAACCGTCGGACATCAACCTCCTCGAGCGCGGCGCACGGGCCACTCAGCAGAACCTCGCCGGATACGCCGACACGGTCCTCCAGGACCCCGGGCTGAAGGCTGCCAGGTTCGACCGTTCGCGCGCCAAGGGGCGTCGCCCGCTCGGCCCGTTCGACTGCATCGCCGCCCCCTGCACTGAGGCCTGCGACGTCGGCCAACGCGTCCCCGAGTACATGCGCCGGCTGTCGCGGGGCGACCTCGCGGGCGCCGCCGCGGTGATCCGTGAGGACAACCCGCTGCCGGAGGTCCTGGGGCGGGCCTGCCACCACCCTTGCGAGCTGCCGTGCCTGCGAACCCACCTCGATGACCCGCTCGCGATCCGCGAGATCAAGCGCTTCATCATGGAGAAGGCCGCCGCGCCCGCGCGGGAGCCGGCCGCTGCGACCGGCGACGTCAGGGTTGCCGTCATCGGGGCCGGGCCGTGCGGCCTCTCCGCAGCCGAGTTCCTCCGCCGCGCCGGCTTCGCGGTCACGGTGTTCGAGGCCAGATCCGCGAGCGGCGGCATGGTCTCCGGGTCCATTCCGGGTTTCCGCACCGGCCGCGAGGCAGTGGACCGCGACATCGGCCGGCTGGCAGCCGCCGACATCGAGGTCCGACACGGACAGAGGGCCGGCAGGGACGTCACGCTCGAGGCGCTGCGCGCTGCCGGCTACGGTCACATCGTGGTCGCGACCGGCGCCCAGAAGGGCGCCCGTCTCGGAGTGCCCGGAGACGACGCCAGCGGCGTGTGGGACGCCCTGATCTTCCTGCGCGCAGCCCGTTCAGGCCACCTCACCGAGCTCCCCGGCCGAGTCGGGGTGATCGGCGGCGGTGACGTGGCGATCGACTGTGCGCGCACCGCGCGGCGGCTCGGCGCCGGCGAGGTGACGGTCATCTACCGTCGCAGCCGGCGCGAGATGCCGGCGCAGCGGGAGGAGCTCGAGGCGCTCGACGAGGAGGGCATCCCGATCCTCGAGCAGACGCTGCCGGTCGCCGTGCTCTCCGAGAACGGACGGGTGTGCGGCCTGCGCTGCGCCGGCACCATGCTCGGCGAGCCGGACGAGAGCGGCCGCCGCCGGCCGATCCGGATGTGGGGGTCCGACCGGGAGATTTCCCTGGATGCCCTGGTCGTTGCGGTCGGGCAGCGGGCTGACCTGTCGCTGTTCGCAGGAGACAGGCCCGATGTCAACCGTGCCGGTTTCCTGATCGTCAACCCGGTGACCCTGGAGACCTCGCTGCCCAACGTGTACGCCGGCGGCGACCTGATCGACGACGGCCCGGCCACGATCGTCAAGGCCTGCGGCGACGGCCGCCGCATCGCCGCCGCGATCGCTGCCCGCGAGGGGCGCGGCGAGGGCCCCCGAGCGACGGAGCAGCGCTTCCTCGATCGGACGGATCTGCTCCGCCGCCGCTCAGCGCGGAGGTTTCGCGAGCGCGTGCCGCTGCTCCCGGCGCGGCGGCGCACCGGCTTTGACGAGGTGGTCGGCACCTATCCGCCCACCGCCGCCGTCGCCGAGGCCGGCCGCTGCCTGGACTGCGACCTGCTCTGCTCGACCTGCGAGACGGTATGCCCCAACCGCGCCATCTTCACCTACCGGTCGGCCGGTTCGCGGTTCGAGCTGCCGGTGCTGCGGTGGCGGCGCGGCAAGGCGGTGGCCGTCGACCACGAGCCGTTCGAGATTCGGCAAGAGCCTCAGGTGGCGCTGCTCGCCGACCTGTGCAACGACTGCGGCAACTGCACCACCTTCTGCCCGACCTCGGGCCGCCCGTTCGCCGACAAGCCGCGGCTGTTCCTCGACGGAACATCGTTCCTCGCACAGTCCGACAACGCCTTCCGCATCGTCCGCCGGGACGACAGCTGGGTGGTCCAGGCCGTGCTCGCCGGCACCCGTCACGAGCTCGAGATCGGCGACACCCTGCGCTACCGCACCGGCGGGGCAGAGCTCCGCCTGGCGAGCGACGATCTGGCCCTGGTGGGATCACGGCTCACCGGCGACGCACCGGCGGAACCGCTCAGCTTGCGCGCCTGCGCCACCATGCTCGTGCTGTTCCACGGCGTTCGTCGGTCGGCGCCCTGGATCCCGGTCGCGCTCGCCGACTCCGCAGGCTGA
- a CDS encoding Sir2 family NAD-dependent protein deacetylase, whose protein sequence is MRQEISAAGCAERIRSARRVVALTGAGISTAAGVPDFRGPGGIYTTGRYDPQATFEIDGFLRDPAPFFRFTRDVLGLVADLEPTLTHRFLVGLEAAGTLRTVITQNIDPLHQRAGSRGVIAVHGGYWTSHCLACRGRFSLDELLGLLERSPVPFCSCGGVVKPDVVLFGEPVYAMEEAVAAVAAADLLLVLGSSLAVYPAAWLPEVAECPVVVVNRGPVELAAAPDRFFADAELDPFFSEVARELGMAIPEPD, encoded by the coding sequence ATGCGGCAAGAGATCTCAGCTGCAGGCTGTGCCGAGCGGATCCGCTCCGCGCGGCGGGTCGTCGCGCTCACCGGCGCCGGCATCTCCACCGCGGCCGGGGTGCCGGACTTCCGCGGGCCCGGCGGCATCTACACCACCGGGCGCTACGATCCGCAGGCGACGTTCGAGATCGATGGCTTCCTGCGCGACCCGGCGCCTTTCTTCCGGTTCACCCGGGATGTCCTCGGCCTGGTGGCCGACCTCGAGCCGACCTTGACCCACCGCTTTCTCGTCGGGCTCGAGGCCGCGGGCACCCTGCGGACGGTGATCACCCAGAACATCGACCCGCTCCACCAGCGGGCCGGGTCGCGCGGCGTGATCGCGGTCCATGGCGGCTACTGGACCAGCCACTGCCTCGCGTGCCGCGGCCGGTTCTCGCTCGACGAGCTGCTCGGGCTGCTCGAGCGCTCGCCGGTGCCGTTCTGTTCGTGCGGCGGCGTCGTCAAGCCGGACGTCGTGCTGTTCGGCGAGCCGGTGTACGCGATGGAGGAGGCGGTCGCCGCCGTTGCCGCGGCCGACCTGCTGCTGGTGCTGGGGTCGTCGCTGGCGGTCTACCCGGCGGCGTGGCTCCCGGAGGTGGCCGAGTGCCCGGTCGTGGTGGTCAACCGCGGGCCGGTGGAGCTCGCGGCGGCGCCGGACCGCTTCTTCGCCGACGCCGAGCTCGATCCCTTCTTCTCGGAGGTTGCGCGGGAGCTGGGGATGGCGATCCCCGAGCCGGACTGA
- a CDS encoding molybdopterin-dependent oxidoreductase, producing MGLDEPAMPRVNLILNGTPTSVEHDDGMNLLDVLREVCGITTVKDGCAPEGTCGCCTILLDGRPALACLLRPHQVEGREVTTLAGVPEAQRRVLAQAFVQEGAVQCGFCTPGIVTRAVHLIERGLAADRDRVLHALDGHLCRCTGYHRIADAIQTAGEAWSAGGRFERTVPRSGPLTGEPLGLAPGPGAAARAAGGVGSSPARYRAFEQALGERPYVADLRLPDMLHAAVVLSDHPRARVLRIDPSPALALPGVVRVLTAADVPGRRNVGLIVQDWPALVAEGETTRCVGDVLAVVVADSQHHARRAAASVAVAYEPLEAVTDPLAALEPGAPQVHDRGNLLEVCAFSRGDVDAALAASAHVVEETFTTQRIEHAFLEPEACLAVPDGDRLTVHSQGQGVHDDQRQIAAVLGLPLEAVTVELVANGGAFGGKEDLSIQAHAALAARLLGQPVRLVLTRSQSIRIHPKRHPLTLHYTVGADAEGRLTAVRARIVGDTGAYASVGAKVLERAAGHACGPYRVPNVDVEARTVYTNNPPCGAMRGFGVNQAAFAIEGMLDRLADRVGLDGYDIRERNILAPGDAFATGQRMDSSCGIRQTLEAVREAYRGARFAGIGCGIKNTGIGNGAADIGRVALRVLPGGLLEVLTGFTEMGQGLFTVLRQVVVEETGIAADRMSVRAASEPAVECGMTTASRATALASMACKRAAEALARELTGTSLASLAGREYRGEYVCDFTVAPGTEVPDPVTHMAFGFATQVVILGEDGRLERVIAAHDVGRAINPLACAGQIEGAVHMGLGYALSEELPCVDGRPASLGLGALGILKASQTPPVEVILVEVPDPVGGYGAKGVGEIGLVPTAAAVAGALHAFDGIRRNALPMADAAAARPSVPRSRRR from the coding sequence ATGGGCCTGGACGAGCCCGCGATGCCCCGGGTCAACCTCATCCTCAACGGGACGCCGACCTCGGTCGAGCACGACGACGGCATGAATCTGCTCGACGTGCTGCGCGAGGTCTGCGGAATCACCACCGTCAAGGACGGCTGCGCGCCCGAGGGCACCTGCGGCTGCTGCACCATCCTGCTCGACGGCCGGCCGGCGCTGGCCTGCCTGCTCCGACCGCACCAGGTCGAGGGCCGCGAGGTCACGACCCTCGCGGGCGTCCCCGAGGCGCAGCGGCGGGTCCTGGCGCAGGCCTTCGTCCAGGAGGGCGCGGTCCAGTGCGGCTTCTGCACGCCGGGCATCGTCACCCGCGCTGTCCACCTGATCGAGCGCGGCTTGGCCGCCGACCGCGACCGCGTCCTCCACGCCCTGGACGGTCATCTCTGCCGCTGCACCGGCTACCACCGGATCGCGGACGCCATCCAGACCGCCGGCGAAGCGTGGTCCGCGGGCGGACGGTTCGAGCGCACCGTGCCGCGCAGTGGCCCGCTGACCGGAGAGCCCCTCGGGCTCGCACCCGGGCCCGGGGCCGCGGCTCGCGCGGCGGGCGGCGTGGGATCGTCGCCGGCCCGATACCGGGCATTCGAGCAGGCACTCGGCGAACGGCCCTACGTGGCCGACCTCAGGCTGCCCGACATGCTGCATGCCGCGGTCGTGCTCAGCGATCACCCCCGGGCGCGGGTGCTCCGGATCGACCCGTCGCCCGCGCTCGCGCTGCCCGGCGTGGTCCGCGTGCTGACGGCGGCCGATGTCCCCGGCCGGCGAAACGTGGGCCTCATCGTTCAGGACTGGCCGGCGCTGGTGGCCGAGGGCGAGACGACGCGCTGCGTCGGCGACGTGCTGGCGGTGGTGGTCGCCGACAGCCAGCACCACGCGCGGCGCGCCGCGGCATCGGTGGCGGTCGCGTACGAGCCGCTCGAAGCGGTGACCGACCCGCTGGCGGCGCTCGAGCCCGGGGCACCCCAGGTCCACGATCGCGGCAACCTGCTCGAGGTGTGCGCCTTCTCACGCGGCGACGTCGACGCCGCGCTCGCCGCCTCGGCCCACGTGGTCGAGGAGACCTTCACCACCCAGCGCATCGAGCACGCCTTCCTCGAGCCCGAGGCCTGCCTCGCGGTCCCGGACGGCGACCGCCTCACGGTCCACTCCCAGGGCCAGGGCGTGCACGACGACCAGCGCCAGATCGCCGCCGTGCTCGGCCTTCCGCTCGAGGCGGTGACGGTCGAGCTGGTGGCCAATGGCGGCGCCTTCGGCGGCAAGGAGGACCTGTCGATCCAGGCCCACGCCGCGCTCGCCGCCCGGCTGCTCGGCCAACCGGTGCGGCTGGTGCTGACCCGCTCCCAGTCGATCCGGATCCACCCCAAGCGCCATCCGCTCACCCTTCACTACACGGTCGGCGCCGACGCCGAGGGCCGGCTGACCGCGGTGCGGGCGCGGATCGTCGGCGACACCGGCGCCTACGCCTCGGTCGGCGCCAAGGTCCTCGAGCGCGCCGCGGGCCATGCCTGCGGGCCCTACCGGGTGCCCAACGTCGACGTCGAGGCGCGCACCGTGTACACCAACAACCCGCCCTGCGGCGCGATGCGCGGCTTCGGGGTCAACCAGGCCGCCTTCGCGATCGAGGGCATGCTCGACCGGCTGGCCGACCGGGTCGGGCTCGACGGCTACGACATCCGCGAACGCAACATCCTCGCCCCGGGCGACGCGTTCGCCACCGGGCAGCGGATGGACTCCTCGTGCGGCATCCGGCAGACCCTCGAGGCGGTCCGTGAGGCCTACCGCGGCGCACGCTTCGCCGGCATCGGATGCGGCATCAAGAACACCGGCATCGGCAACGGGGCGGCCGACATCGGCCGGGTCGCGCTGCGCGTCCTGCCCGGCGGCTTGCTGGAGGTGCTCACCGGCTTCACCGAGATGGGCCAGGGACTCTTCACCGTGCTGCGCCAGGTGGTGGTCGAGGAGACCGGCATCGCCGCCGACCGCATGAGCGTGCGGGCCGCCTCCGAGCCTGCGGTCGAGTGCGGCATGACCACCGCGTCGCGGGCGACCGCGCTGGCCTCGATGGCCTGCAAGCGGGCGGCCGAGGCCCTTGCCCGCGAGCTCACCGGCACCTCCCTCGCGTCGCTCGCAGGCCGGGAGTACCGCGGCGAGTACGTCTGCGACTTTACGGTGGCCCCGGGCACGGAGGTACCCGATCCGGTCACCCACATGGCCTTCGGCTTCGCGACCCAGGTCGTCATCCTCGGCGAGGATGGCCGCCTCGAACGAGTGATCGCGGCGCACGACGTGGGGCGCGCCATCAACCCGCTCGCCTGCGCCGGCCAGATCGAGGGCGCTGTCCACATGGGCCTCGGCTACGCGCTGTCCGAGGAGCTGCCGTGCGTGGACGGCCGGCCCGCCAGCCTCGGCCTCGGCGCCCTCGGCATCCTCAAGGCCAGCCAGACACCACCGGTCGAGGTGATCCTGGTCGAGGTACCGGACCCGGTCGGGGGGTACGGTGCCAAGGGGGTCGGCGAGATCGGCCTCGTCCCCACCGCGGCGGCCGTCGCCGGCGCGCTCCACGCCTTCGATGGGATCCGCCGCAACGCGCTGCCGATGGCGGACGCGGCCGCCGCCCGACCTTCGGTCCCGAGATCGCGCCGGCGCTGA